One segment of Capnocytophaga sp. oral taxon 878 DNA contains the following:
- a CDS encoding CidA/LrgA family protein: protein MLIRYFAIIFGCLGLGELVVALTHISFPSSIIGMFFLTLFLHLGWIKLQAIKALSDLLISNLGLFFVPPSIGIMAYFKQIGENLLAIFLSIIISTVVVIIVTGHVYQFFRKKIK from the coding sequence ATGTTAATACGTTATTTTGCTATTATTTTTGGCTGTTTGGGTTTGGGTGAATTAGTAGTAGCCCTTACTCATATTTCTTTTCCATCAAGTATTATTGGGATGTTTTTTCTCACTCTTTTCTTACATTTGGGATGGATAAAATTGCAGGCTATCAAAGCGCTTTCCGATTTGCTTATTTCTAACTTAGGACTTTTCTTTGTTCCCCCAAGTATTGGAATTATGGCTTATTTTAAACAGATAGGCGAAAATCTTTTAGCAATCTTTCTTTCTATTATTATTAGTACAGTAGTAGTAATTATTGTTACTGGCCATGTATATCAATTCTTCCGTAAAAAAATAAAATAA
- a CDS encoding substrate-binding domain-containing protein, whose product MTFRRYHILFLYFALFACLACQRERNPRYVIGVSQCSEDLWRQTMNEELKREVALYQADAEVLIRSVKDDTPKQIADIEWFIEQKVDVLVVSPNESEACTPVIEKAYQQGIPVILVDRKIATESYTAYVGANNYQIGKEAGLYAIGVLKGKGNIAEVRGTKGSTSDAERHKGFVDALKNAPEVQIVAETWGNFLQADAKTQMQQLFQEQPHIDLVFAMNDPMAAGTHEAAMQFNGKIPFIIGVDALQQVGIQNIENNVQDASFIYPTGGEKVIELAMKILHKQPFERENILNTTVVDKSNVRILQLQTEQIAEKQAKIENINNQLSESLIQHTNQRMLLYLSITAIVLITVFLLMAIRAYRAKSKTNSELKRQKEQLEIVSKQLEEATQAKLLFFTNISHEFKTPLSLILGPVQTLLAHNSLPKEEQDLLFLIKKNSNRLLHLISEVIEFRSYENNKMQMYFTKGNLKSFLNELNSFFTDRIKQKKLNFQFVAEDTSFEMAFDKEKVEKIYFNLLSNALKFTPQEGSINVSLTKEDLPLPLSKGEVAVLRVFNNGSYIPKDKQNEVFEHFYKINPDSEGSGIGLALVQALVASHNGTISVESTEGEGTTFVIRLPFSQEQVSAKAVYDSNYIETHLDLLPSLPASAEKLKLPTASPSAPEKPTVLIVEDNEDMRQFIRYILSDSYNLIEAENGEEGFEVAKKHLPDVVISDVMMPKTDGFDLCQLIKTNVATNHIPVILLTAYALDEQKQVGFESGADAYISKPFNVKLLKTRVRKLIENRKKIRESFSNFLLNETKQETLGKVEQQFITDFTHYVENSIANPEMNIDEIADALGLSRSNLYRKIKSLTDYSPNELIRTIRVKYAKQLLNSKAKSISEVAYEVGFSSPSYFAKCFKDFYNESPTEYLERIR is encoded by the coding sequence ATGACATTCAGAAGGTATCATATACTTTTTTTATATTTCGCTCTCTTTGCTTGCCTTGCTTGCCAAAGGGAGCGAAACCCCCGTTATGTGATAGGGGTGTCACAGTGCAGTGAAGACCTTTGGCGACAAACAATGAACGAGGAGTTAAAACGCGAAGTAGCCCTTTATCAGGCTGATGCTGAGGTGCTCATTCGCAGTGTGAAAGACGATACTCCCAAGCAAATCGCCGATATAGAGTGGTTCATAGAGCAAAAGGTAGATGTGCTCGTCGTTTCGCCTAACGAGTCGGAAGCCTGTACCCCAGTTATTGAAAAGGCTTACCAGCAAGGTATTCCCGTGATTTTGGTAGATAGAAAAATAGCTACCGAGAGTTATACAGCCTATGTAGGAGCTAACAACTACCAAATAGGCAAAGAAGCAGGACTCTATGCTATAGGTGTCCTTAAAGGCAAAGGCAATATAGCCGAAGTACGTGGTACCAAAGGCTCTACCTCCGATGCCGAGCGTCATAAAGGCTTTGTCGATGCTCTCAAAAACGCCCCCGAAGTGCAAATAGTAGCCGAAACTTGGGGCAACTTCCTTCAAGCTGATGCCAAAACACAAATGCAACAACTCTTCCAAGAGCAGCCTCATATCGACCTTGTGTTTGCGATGAACGACCCAATGGCAGCAGGTACGCACGAGGCAGCAATGCAGTTCAATGGCAAAATTCCTTTTATCATAGGAGTAGATGCCTTGCAACAAGTGGGCATACAAAATATAGAAAATAATGTGCAAGATGCATCGTTTATCTACCCTACAGGTGGTGAAAAGGTAATAGAACTCGCGATGAAAATCCTCCACAAACAGCCTTTTGAGCGCGAGAATATCCTCAATACCACAGTGGTAGATAAGAGCAATGTGCGCATTTTGCAGTTACAAACCGAACAAATTGCTGAAAAACAAGCCAAAATAGAGAATATCAATAACCAACTGAGTGAGAGCCTTATCCAACATACAAACCAACGAATGTTGCTTTACCTTTCTATTACAGCTATTGTGCTTATCACTGTTTTCTTACTGATGGCTATTAGGGCTTATCGCGCTAAAAGTAAGACCAATAGTGAACTGAAACGCCAAAAAGAACAGTTGGAAATCGTCTCTAAACAATTAGAAGAGGCTACCCAAGCCAAATTGCTTTTCTTTACCAATATCTCTCACGAATTTAAAACACCGCTGTCGCTTATCTTAGGACCTGTGCAAACGCTCTTAGCGCACAATTCACTCCCTAAAGAAGAACAAGATTTGTTATTCCTCATCAAAAAGAACAGCAACCGACTTTTGCATCTCATTTCCGAAGTAATTGAGTTCCGCAGTTATGAGAATAACAAAATGCAAATGTACTTCACCAAAGGTAATTTGAAGAGCTTCCTCAACGAACTCAATTCTTTTTTCACCGACCGTATCAAGCAAAAGAAACTCAATTTTCAGTTTGTTGCCGAAGACACTTCTTTTGAAATGGCTTTCGATAAGGAAAAAGTAGAGAAAATCTACTTCAACCTGCTTTCCAATGCACTGAAATTCACACCTCAAGAAGGGAGTATCAATGTTTCTTTAACCAAAGAAGACCTCCCTCTACCTCTTTCCAAAGGAGAAGTAGCTGTGCTGCGTGTGTTCAACAACGGTTCATATATTCCAAAAGACAAACAAAATGAGGTGTTTGAACACTTCTACAAAATAAATCCCGATAGCGAAGGTTCAGGTATTGGTTTGGCATTGGTGCAAGCCTTAGTCGCCTCACATAACGGAACTATCAGCGTGGAGAGTACAGAAGGGGAGGGGACAACCTTCGTCATTCGCCTGCCTTTCAGCCAAGAACAAGTATCGGCAAAAGCGGTATACGACAGTAATTATATCGAAACCCATCTTGACTTATTGCCTTCATTACCAGCATCTGCCGAGAAACTCAAATTACCAACAGCTTCACCTTCAGCTCCAGAGAAACCTACCGTACTGATTGTGGAAGACAACGAGGATATGCGCCAGTTTATTCGCTATATCCTCAGTGATAGCTACAACCTTATTGAAGCCGAAAACGGTGAAGAAGGTTTTGAAGTAGCCAAAAAACACCTCCCCGATGTAGTAATCAGCGATGTGATGATGCCTAAGACCGATGGCTTTGATTTATGTCAGTTGATAAAAACTAACGTGGCTACTAATCATATTCCTGTGATTTTGCTTACTGCCTATGCTTTAGACGAACAGAAACAAGTAGGCTTCGAGAGTGGTGCTGATGCCTATATTTCCAAGCCTTTCAACGTAAAACTACTGAAAACACGGGTACGCAAACTCATAGAAAATCGTAAGAAGATACGTGAGAGCTTTAGTAATTTCCTCCTAAACGAAACCAAACAAGAGACTTTAGGCAAAGTAGAACAACAATTTATCACCGATTTTACGCATTACGTAGAGAACTCTATCGCCAATCCTGAAATGAATATAGACGAAATAGCCGACGCCTTAGGTTTGTCGCGCTCTAACCTATATCGCAAAATCAAATCCCTCACCGACTATTCGCCTAACGAACTCATTCGCACCATACGAGTAAAATACGCCAAACAATTGCTCAACAGCAAAGCCAAGAGCATCTCGGAAGTCGCTTATGAAGTAGGCTTCTCCTCACCATCTTATTTTGCCAAATGCTTTAAAGATTTTTACAACGAAAGTCCAACAGAGTACTTAGAACGCATTAGGTAA
- a CDS encoding TonB-dependent receptor produces MYKKYIFLIGLLLPLTAMAQHFSQGTVVDEQNQPLAGADVYWNGTQIGTSTNDEGTFTLKRTQSSNTLIVSYIGYKKKTIKVEGNEPLHIQLEAENNLEEVVVSSRRANTMKSQFQVADVHTMSSGELLKAACCNLSESFSTNPSIDVNFSDAVTGNKQIKMLGLTSPYILMAEENIPTMRGASQAYGLSFVPGTWIESIQITKGAGSVINGYESISGQINYEIAKPLNSHPFFLNLYTSQDNRYEINAHTNKKLSDKWATTLFAHGNVRQQKADHNHDGFIDNPIGNQLNLLNRWQYTNNEKGWVGFLNLHYMKDERQAGELRFNKLTDKGTTNAWGSEINSQRIGISNKIGYVFPDIPHKSIGLQNAFQSHKQDSYFGLNRYDIHQKSWYSNLIYNSIIGNTQHKFATGLNATYDDYNEALSTLALTADFSRVDRSIGAFFEYTYDNLQNFSFVAGIRADSHNHLGNFLTPRLHLRYNPWKQATFRLSAGRGKRAANIIAENQQLLASSRQLSIIQANEGKLYGLNPEIAWNYGLSFLQSFKLWGKNAEFSIDFYRTDFDNQAVIDVDNSPQKALFYNLQGKSFANSLQAELSLNPVQGLDIKAAYKYYDVQTQFGDKLLEKTLTPRHRWFANVGYETTDSHNNHHAQWKFDVTFNWLGEQRLPSTASNPQRYKLTDYAPAFATLNAQITKVFSKTFEIYIGGENLTNYKQENGILASDSPFSAYFDSTMQYAPAFGLMYYAGLRFKLL; encoded by the coding sequence ATGTACAAAAAATATATCTTTTTAATAGGGCTATTATTGCCCCTAACCGCTATGGCTCAACACTTTAGCCAAGGCACAGTAGTCGATGAACAGAACCAACCCTTAGCTGGTGCCGATGTCTATTGGAACGGCACACAAATAGGCACTTCAACCAATGACGAAGGAACCTTTACCCTAAAACGCACTCAAAGCAGCAATACTTTGATAGTGAGCTATATAGGCTACAAGAAAAAAACGATAAAGGTAGAAGGCAATGAGCCTTTGCATATCCAGTTAGAAGCCGAGAACAACCTAGAAGAAGTAGTAGTAAGCAGCCGCCGAGCCAATACTATGAAATCACAATTTCAAGTAGCCGACGTGCATACTATGAGCAGTGGCGAACTCCTAAAAGCCGCTTGCTGTAACCTCTCCGAAAGTTTCTCCACCAATCCCTCCATTGATGTAAACTTCTCCGATGCCGTAACGGGTAATAAGCAAATAAAAATGCTCGGCTTAACAAGCCCCTATATACTAATGGCAGAAGAGAATATCCCCACTATGCGAGGCGCATCACAAGCCTACGGACTATCATTCGTCCCAGGCACGTGGATTGAAAGCATCCAGATTACCAAAGGAGCTGGCAGTGTTATCAATGGCTATGAAAGTATTTCAGGGCAGATAAACTATGAAATAGCAAAGCCCTTAAATAGCCATCCTTTCTTCTTAAACCTATATACCTCGCAGGATAATCGTTACGAAATCAATGCTCATACCAATAAAAAGCTATCCGATAAGTGGGCTACAACACTATTTGCACACGGCAACGTCCGACAGCAAAAAGCCGATCACAATCACGATGGATTTATTGATAACCCGATAGGTAACCAGCTAAACCTTCTCAACCGCTGGCAATACACCAATAATGAGAAAGGTTGGGTAGGATTTCTCAATCTGCATTATATGAAGGACGAGCGCCAAGCAGGCGAGTTACGCTTTAATAAGCTAACAGATAAAGGAACAACCAATGCTTGGGGCAGTGAGATTAACTCCCAGCGTATAGGCATTTCAAACAAAATAGGCTATGTATTTCCTGATATACCCCATAAAAGTATTGGCTTACAGAATGCCTTTCAATCACATAAGCAAGACTCCTATTTTGGTCTGAACCGTTACGATATACACCAAAAAAGCTGGTATAGCAACCTGATATATAACTCAATTATAGGCAATACCCAGCACAAGTTTGCCACAGGGCTAAATGCCACGTATGATGATTATAATGAAGCACTCAGTACCCTTGCCCTTACCGCAGATTTCTCACGAGTTGATAGGTCGATAGGAGCTTTCTTTGAATACACTTATGACAACTTACAGAACTTCAGCTTCGTAGCAGGCATAAGGGCTGATAGTCATAACCATTTAGGGAACTTCCTTACTCCACGCCTACACTTGCGTTATAATCCTTGGAAGCAAGCTACTTTTAGGCTATCAGCAGGCAGGGGCAAGCGCGCAGCCAACATAATAGCCGAAAATCAGCAACTATTAGCCTCTTCTAGGCAGCTATCTATCATACAGGCCAATGAAGGTAAGTTATACGGTTTAAACCCCGAAATAGCTTGGAATTACGGACTTAGTTTCTTACAATCATTTAAGCTATGGGGCAAAAATGCTGAATTCTCTATCGACTTCTACCGAACCGATTTCGATAACCAAGCTGTTATTGATGTAGATAATTCGCCTCAAAAAGCATTGTTTTACAACCTTCAGGGCAAAAGCTTCGCCAATTCATTACAAGCCGAACTAAGCCTAAACCCTGTGCAAGGCTTAGACATTAAGGCAGCATATAAGTATTATGATGTACAAACACAGTTCGGTGATAAGCTGTTAGAGAAAACCCTTACACCGCGCCATCGTTGGTTTGCCAATGTAGGATACGAAACCACCGACAGTCACAACAACCATCACGCACAATGGAAGTTTGATGTAACGTTTAATTGGTTGGGCGAACAGCGGCTACCCTCTACCGCTTCTAACCCCCAAAGGTATAAACTTACCGACTATGCACCGGCTTTTGCTACCCTAAACGCTCAAATAACAAAGGTTTTCAGCAAAACCTTTGAGATATACATAGGCGGAGAGAACCTCACTAATTACAAGCAAGAAAACGGCATTTTAGCATCCGATAGTCCGTTTAGTGCTTATTTTGATAGCACTATGCAGTACGCTCCTGCTTTCGGACTAATGTATTATGCAGGATTAAGATTTAAATTATTATAA
- a CDS encoding MFS transporter codes for MQQNNNYLKYLLPVLLSFFCMGFVDLVGAASNFVKDDFGLTETTAKALPAMVFFWFLLFSVPTGVLMSKIGRRKTVLLSLVITILAMVVPFISYNYTTMLVAFSLLGIGNTLMQVSLNPLMSAIVKGDKLASSLTFGQFIKAIASFSAPLLMSFCFDKFNDWRLFFLLFVAISVVTLLWLGATHIEEEKNDSKNATFTECFALLANPYVLLCFIGIMCHVGIDVGVNASAPTIFMERLGLTTTQASFATSWYFLFRTIGCLSGAYILTKVSPKSFFTLSVLCMVASMAILFFFSDKTMLYTAIALVGFGNSNVFSIIFSQALLQNPTKKNEVSGLMIMGLFGGTIFPFAMGLASDAMNGSQIGALIVLSIGVVYLLLMSTRLKANA; via the coding sequence ATGCAACAAAATAACAACTATCTAAAATATTTATTGCCCGTACTCCTATCATTCTTCTGTATGGGCTTCGTAGACCTTGTAGGCGCCGCCTCCAACTTTGTAAAAGATGATTTCGGCTTGACCGAAACCACTGCCAAAGCGCTTCCTGCGATGGTATTCTTTTGGTTTCTGCTTTTCTCAGTGCCCACAGGCGTACTAATGAGCAAGATAGGTCGTCGCAAAACTGTACTCCTCAGCTTGGTGATTACCATCTTAGCGATGGTAGTGCCCTTTATCAGCTACAACTATACCACTATGCTGGTAGCTTTCTCCTTACTTGGTATTGGTAATACACTGATGCAAGTATCGCTAAACCCGCTAATGTCAGCCATAGTAAAAGGCGACAAACTCGCCAGTTCACTCACTTTTGGTCAGTTTATCAAGGCAATAGCCTCGTTTTCTGCCCCCTTACTTATGAGTTTCTGCTTCGATAAATTCAATGATTGGCGACTTTTCTTCCTGCTCTTTGTAGCTATCTCGGTAGTAACCCTCTTGTGGCTGGGTGCTACTCATATTGAAGAAGAAAAAAACGACAGCAAGAACGCCACCTTTACCGAGTGTTTTGCACTGCTTGCCAACCCTTATGTACTCTTGTGTTTCATTGGTATTATGTGCCACGTGGGGATAGACGTAGGAGTTAATGCCTCAGCGCCCACTATCTTTATGGAACGTTTAGGGCTTACCACTACCCAAGCCTCTTTTGCCACTAGTTGGTATTTCTTATTCCGTACCATAGGATGTTTGTCAGGAGCTTATATTCTCACCAAAGTATCTCCTAAGAGTTTCTTTACCCTCAGTGTGCTTTGTATGGTAGCCTCAATGGCGATACTGTTCTTTTTCAGTGATAAGACAATGCTTTACACTGCTATTGCTTTGGTAGGTTTCGGTAACTCCAATGTATTCTCAATCATCTTCTCGCAAGCCCTCTTGCAGAATCCTACCAAGAAAAACGAAGTGTCAGGCTTAATGATTATGGGACTCTTTGGCGGTACTATCTTCCCTTTTGCAATGGGCTTAGCCTCCGATGCAATGAACGGCTCACAGATAGGAGCCCTTATTGTCCTCAGCATAGGAGTGGTATATCTATTGCTAATGAGCACCCGACTCAAAGCTAACGCCTAA
- a CDS encoding LrgB family protein — protein sequence MKSIVENQVLLLSITFILYYGALFLQKKYNSVFLNPVLLTVLVLVSYLLIFDISPEKYEEAGQYIDFWLKPSIVALGVPLYLQLSKIKKQIIPLVISQFAGSLVGILTVCLVAKWLGLADDIAISLAPKSVTTPIALEVSRVIKGIEPITVMAVMTTGFLGNIFGITFLNWFRIKSPMAKGISLGTASHALGIMAAFNLSEKYAVYASLGMIFNGVFTAILSPTVVQLLF from the coding sequence ATGAAATCAATCGTAGAAAATCAGGTATTATTATTATCCATAACTTTTATACTTTACTATGGGGCTTTATTCTTACAAAAGAAATACAATTCAGTATTCTTAAATCCTGTATTACTTACTGTATTGGTTTTAGTTTCGTACTTGCTTATTTTTGATATTTCACCCGAAAAATATGAGGAAGCTGGTCAGTATATAGATTTTTGGTTGAAGCCCTCGATTGTAGCCTTAGGGGTGCCTCTCTACTTACAACTTTCTAAAATTAAAAAGCAAATAATTCCTTTGGTAATATCACAGTTTGCAGGTAGCTTGGTAGGTATACTTACGGTTTGCTTGGTAGCCAAATGGTTGGGGCTTGCTGATGATATAGCTATTTCATTGGCTCCTAAATCGGTTACTACGCCTATTGCTTTGGAGGTGTCGCGCGTAATTAAAGGGATTGAGCCTATTACAGTTATGGCGGTAATGACTACAGGTTTCTTGGGTAATATATTTGGGATTACTTTTCTTAATTGGTTTCGCATTAAGAGTCCTATGGCTAAGGGTATTTCATTAGGAACTGCTTCACATGCTTTGGGTATTATGGCAGCTTTTAACCTCAGTGAGAAATATGCTGTATATGCCAGTTTAGGTATGATATTCAATGGGGTATTCACTGCTATATTATCGCCTACCGTGGTACAGCTACTCTTCTAA
- a CDS encoding DUF4136 domain-containing protein, which translates to MKKITTFILLMVAMGLTSCASVYVTTDYDSQADFSAMKTFAFFKEGVDKVPISDLDKKRILRAIEQNLKAKGMTLSEQPDFLVNIFTRERENVDVYDNSPYYWGWGWGWGPFWGGANYNVSRSTEGVLYIEIIDAKKRELIWQGKGAGELPRSVERKEEAIQNFVNKILEKYPPK; encoded by the coding sequence ATGAAGAAGATTACTACTTTTATACTGTTAATGGTAGCTATGGGGCTCACATCGTGTGCTAGCGTATATGTAACTACCGATTATGATAGTCAAGCTGATTTTTCAGCTATGAAAACCTTTGCTTTTTTCAAAGAAGGAGTAGATAAAGTACCTATATCCGATTTGGATAAGAAGCGTATTTTGCGTGCTATTGAACAAAACCTAAAAGCCAAAGGTATGACCCTTTCAGAACAGCCCGACTTTTTGGTGAATATCTTTACCCGCGAACGCGAAAATGTAGATGTATACGACAACAGTCCATATTATTGGGGCTGGGGTTGGGGCTGGGGACCTTTTTGGGGCGGTGCCAACTATAATGTGAGCCGAAGCACTGAAGGAGTACTCTATATCGAAATTATTGATGCTAAAAAACGAGAACTAATATGGCAAGGAAAAGGCGCTGGAGAATTACCAAGATCGGTAGAGCGCAAAGAGGAAGCTATTCAGAACTTCGTCAATAAGATATTGGAGAAATACCCACCAAAGTAA
- a CDS encoding carbohydrate kinase yields the protein MKNTVVGLGEILWDVFPERKVLGGAPANFAYHVSQFGFNGYAVSAIGGDLLGKEILKSLEEKELNYIIEKTDFPTGTVKVQLDGRGVPTYEISENVAWDNIPFSSRIENLAKNTNTVCFGSLAQRSEVSRATIHKFLDLMPAESLKVFDINLRLKYFSKEVIADSLDKATALKINDEEIVKIAEMFNLQGSDEEVCKHLLEKYNLKFLILTQGTRGSYVFTPNEKSFLGTPKVTIADTVGAGDSFTAAFVASYLNGRSIAQSHQLAVEVSAYVCQQHGAMPRLADAHLELFR from the coding sequence ATGAAAAATACAGTAGTAGGATTGGGAGAAATCCTTTGGGATGTCTTCCCTGAAAGAAAAGTATTAGGCGGTGCGCCCGCTAATTTCGCTTACCACGTGTCGCAATTTGGTTTCAACGGCTATGCTGTGAGTGCCATTGGTGGCGACCTCCTCGGTAAAGAAATACTAAAAAGTTTAGAAGAAAAAGAACTCAACTACATTATCGAAAAAACGGATTTCCCTACAGGTACCGTAAAAGTACAGTTAGACGGTCGTGGGGTGCCTACCTATGAGATTAGCGAAAATGTAGCGTGGGACAATATTCCATTCTCTTCGCGAATTGAGAACTTAGCAAAGAATACTAATACCGTATGCTTTGGGTCGCTAGCGCAGCGCAGTGAAGTATCGCGTGCCACTATCCACAAGTTCTTAGATTTGATGCCAGCCGAGAGTCTCAAAGTATTCGATATCAACCTCCGCTTGAAATACTTCAGCAAAGAGGTAATCGCCGATTCTTTAGACAAGGCAACTGCTTTAAAAATCAATGATGAGGAAATAGTGAAAATTGCCGAAATGTTCAATCTGCAAGGTAGTGATGAAGAAGTGTGCAAGCACTTGTTAGAGAAATACAACCTCAAATTCCTCATCTTAACGCAAGGCACGAGAGGTAGTTATGTGTTCACGCCTAATGAAAAATCGTTCTTAGGGACACCTAAGGTTACCATTGCTGATACGGTAGGAGCAGGCGACTCGTTCACGGCTGCTTTTGTAGCCTCTTACCTCAATGGTCGCAGTATTGCCCAATCGCATCAATTGGCGGTAGAAGTATCAGCTTACGTATGTCAGCAACACGGTGCGATGCCTCGCCTCGCCGATGCTCATTTAGAGTTGTTTAGATAA
- a CDS encoding heavy-metal-associated domain-containing protein, translating into MRTRFLLIVLSFLGLATMQAQDTPNKNKKVTFAVGGNCEQCKVRIEKAAYKVKGVKSANWDINSGNMTLIFDERKCSEKDVQKAIAKVGHDAGKERADDEVYKKLHHCCLYERLP; encoded by the coding sequence ATGAGAACACGATTTTTATTAATAGTACTGAGCTTTTTAGGGCTCGCTACTATGCAGGCGCAAGATACGCCCAACAAAAACAAGAAAGTAACCTTTGCTGTAGGTGGTAACTGTGAACAATGCAAAGTACGCATTGAGAAAGCAGCCTATAAGGTTAAAGGAGTAAAAAGTGCCAACTGGGATATAAACAGTGGCAATATGACTCTTATTTTCGACGAACGCAAATGTAGCGAGAAAGACGTTCAGAAAGCCATAGCTAAGGTAGGACACGATGCAGGCAAAGAACGCGCCGATGATGAGGTGTACAAAAAACTACACCACTGCTGCTTGTACGAACGACTTCCTTAG